The window CAACTTCAGACTCTGCGTTTTTTAttatgtgggggttttttttgtttcctttttttttttttttcaggcagaatGCAGGCTCTCTGTCCAGTTTCAATGGTCTGTTCTtcttcatgggtttttttttaaatttagttctCCAGAAGTGTGCGCTGaactaaaaagtgaaaaacaactCAAGATTAGTACAGTAAGTTAGTATACATTTTAAGTTATGTATTACTATGTAACAGTACATACAGACAACAGACTTTTTCAGTAAGCATTTGAAACTGTGGGATAAATTCAGGTAAGCAGAGGCTTGATTCTGTGTAGCCAATACCCTGCCTACCAAAGGATATCACATTCCAGATTTCTCACTCAAATAACCACATCCTACTAGATCCATGTAGCTCTCTACACTTGCAGTACAACACCGCATGCAGCTGCAGACTTGCAGTTTTGCAGatgcaaaaatgaaatggaGTACAGTCTGCGCAGCTGATGGAAAAAGCAGGTCATTGAAAGAAAGTGCTAGGCTAGGTTATCTACATTTTCAGGAAGTCAAAGATAAGTCTCCATAAAACTTTCAGAATGCAAACCTGTTCTGCCTTGCCATCTGACCTGACTGAATGCAAGACTGCTTCTAACTAGAAGCCACGTAGGTACATCAATACTGTATTACCAAAAGCAGAGCTAATGTCTGCTGACTCCCAGAACTTAGATCACGAGCAGCACCATGCTGACCATGGTTGCCCTGTTTGTTGGCTCAAAACATGCTCATGCCTGCAAAATATAACAGAGGTATGAAATTCGGGATTTAACATGACACCAATATGTAGGCAGGAGTAATCATTTATGATAACATCCCAGGTTTGACTTTATCAGTAAAATAAAGTATGCATCATCTGATGCATTTCACACTTGAGTTCTGATGAATCTTGGCCAAAATTTTAGCCTATCCTGATTTTAACTCATATGTTAACTGTCTTTGGTGGAGGTCTTTGAATAATACTGCGTGCTTCACTAATGCATAGCTGAATTGAGGATATCTGCCTATCTCCAGTCCTGACTTCAACAGCCAGtcacaagaaaatgttttctccttcagagttttatatatttaacagcttaaaggaaaaatgtttataaataggATCATAAGCCAGATGGAAGTTTTTAGCAAACTGATGAAATACCTGAAAGAAACAAGgtggtgggttggttttttttttgttaaattataaAAAACCAGAACTAGTTCTGCGGGGTTAGATTGAGCTCACAGAAGAGTATATTGCAAATTTATACTGCTTTGAGATTTTAGTATTCAGTTTCAGTTGGGTGTTTCAAAGACACCCAACAAATTTCAGCATGAGAGTGTACTGCTTCTTCCTTTGTTGACCAGGCACAAGGGCTAGACAGCCAAGTTTTCATCTATACTGTTTCCTCCAGATCTGTCTATGGTTTTCCTGGAAATAATCACCTGTTCCATTGACCAAGTACCCAAGACAACCACACCCGGAAGGGTGAGGTTGTTagggtttttgttgctttaaaagAGATCCTTCTGCAGCTGTCACCATTGCAGAAAGATGTGTTATTTGATGATTCTTTCATACAAGAATCATTCTGTATTCACAACAAATGTTTTAGCTACAACAACATGCTCATAAGTTCAGTTCTCCTTGCCTACAATGCAGTTTCATCTCTGCCCAAACACTATTAACAATTTTTAAGATGCATTCTTGCAGAAGTCTATATGGGTTTACAATAAAAAAAGGTATCAGATTCCAATCAGACACAATATAGACCAATAAAATGCCTGTCAGCTAATTGCAGTTATGTATCACACTGAAGGAGCAGGCCTGTGTTTTCATAATTGTCTGTAGTAATacttttgcagagaaaattcAATTCTTTACTTTCTTTAAGCTCCTGTATTTCAAGGACTCCTCAAGGCAATAAACCAATCTGTTCAAAGCATAAAAAACTAGAGAAGAGTGGCCATAGAACTGAATCAAGATTTCAATTCTGGTAAGTTAGTTGCCATGGTagttacaaacatttttttttgaaacaaaacagaacagtgCAAGTAATTTTCTCCACTATGTTAGATGTCAAAAAAGTGCATTTAATAGGATCCCCACCAAAAAGTCGATCTTCCATCTAGATTCTTCTCTTACCAGGTGGCTCAGATTGCGCTCCCCGATGGCTATCCATATTCACATTCTCTTCATCTGTTGGGAAACAAAGACGTTTAGCATTGAATTTCTCTTATCTTCGAAGTTGTTGATTAATACAGATAATTtgagagaagaaacagcacTGAAGAATCTGGGCTACTGATAGTAGTACAGTGGTGTCTGGCTGGATTGCTGCTCTGTCATCTCCCTTCACCAACCAGTCAGAAAGACTAGAAAGGACAAAACCAAAGTTTCTGCCCCACCTATCACCCACAGTACTCCCCAAGTTCTCTGATCCAAATTATATCTTATTTAGGTGGAAAGGAAATGGATAGCAAGCAATAGACgactgcagaagaaagaatCATTTTGGGATGAACATCCGAGTAGTTGTCAGAAACCTAATATGTAGGCAAGCACTTTGTGAAGACACAAAGGCAAGATTTACAAAATTGGAATGACAAGGTATTTTCCAGCATGAAAATAGTCTCCAATCCCCTCATTCTGCtcatttttccttaaagaaatgttttcttgcagTCTGTCCTGCTTACCCTTTAGAAGgaagtgcttttattttaagaaatgcaaagcCTTAAGTCtgtctgcttctgaaaatctaaATTTTAGGCGAGGCATTGTTCAGACACCGTGTCTTAAAGGACTAGTAAGAGAGGTTACTCCTTGTGAACACAAATTCACTCTGCTATTAAAACTATGTTATGCATAAGATCAATTTCTAGCGCTCATATAAATACAAAACTGCAGCTTTTTAGACAGTAGAAAACAATCTAATTTAGAATTCTTACCGCTTTGTTTGAAACAGAGTTTCTTCTTCTGGTAAGCAATGAAACTAGAAACTGCTCCAATTACAGTAGCAACCACAGCACTTACAATTCCAGCTATTGCTCCCTGATTAGCTGAAAAAAGAGGTTTGTTTACAATTTTCAGAATCGAAAGCAATGTCAAACTTGTATTGTCTCAAAGTAAACCCTGTGAACACTTCCAAAAAACAATAAACTGAAATTATTACATGAAACTGTAATAATCAactctttctgtctttgcaaataatgaaaagcaaatcctcTAATTTTATAACCTTCAATTTCATAGCAATGCCTATTGTTAAACAAATTAAGCATGCCTGTTGTAAGTTCCACTAATTAAAAAAGCTACCCTTTCATAGCCAAATCTAAGTTGTATGCATGCAATTACTGCACCAGCTTCTCTGAGACTTTAACACTTTTGAATTATTCTcaacacagacattttaaagaattatgaAAGCAGAGCTTGAAAGTAAGAATTCTAGATCCCACAAAAGTTCTTAAGCTGAAACCCACTACCAGCAGCAACCATTCTAGGAGAATATTAGCAACAcggaaaaaaccagaaaacaagcTTCAGACAGGCAGACACCATCATACACATAAATTTATGCATTTACCCTCAGATTCGTCAGCATTATTTGGACCTGGACCCTTTCGTTCTGTAAAAATGAGCAAAAGGTTTAGGTTTTACATGTCTAAAGAACAGTCATATCATAACTGACAACTTTTTTGTCAATTAATCATGCAAAATTACAAGCCACCTACTATATCTGTACAGTGCTAAGCTCTCTGCACTCAAACTATTTTCAAAGCACAGGTCATATGATGCCAACTTCAGCCTTGGGTGCTCCACACTTCTACAAAATGAGCACAGCACACCTGTGAAATCTGGTTTAATCAACTTGCCCACTACCACTGAATACTCAGTGGAGAGGAACAGCACATCATTTCAGGGTGATGTTCCACTGTATTTCCATGGAACCAACTATCTTTTCCTAAAATCCCAGCCTcatttactaaatatttttgcaattatCTTAGCAAACAAGACAGAAGTTCTGTAAACGCTATCCTTATTTGGCACTATGCGACTTGCACCACTGAAGCAGGAACCTGTGCAGATGAAAACACCAGACAAGTGTCAACAGATGCTTCTTGCCCCTGCCAATTTTCAAGTTACTGCCCCAAAGGAACCTTGGAAGGtgaaagctttgcaaaaaattAGCATCAGTAATCTCTGTCTGGGACAACTCTCTGAACAAGTCAGTAACCAGCAGCACGTCTCAACATCACATCAGGATACCTAACCTAACTCTGACCTAGAAACAGTGACGTTGCAGTAATGCACACAGGGATGACTAACCCCATCCTAACGATGGCCATTACTGCAGCTTGGTCCCAATGACCACCTCTGTACTGAGCTGTGCTGTAACAATCAGCCACGGCAGATTACTCAAAACAAGTTTGTTCTTCATACTGCTCAGAGTAGATATAACCTACATCATTCGGAAGTCTGAGGATCAATTCCTCCTGTGGGATAGATGAGATCTTTGAAAGCACAAGATGGACCCTCTTCTGGCCCACCCTTGGGCTTCCTAATGACAAGAACTAAAAGAAACTGAGAGTATGTCACAGATCTGAAAATAACACCTGAATGCCTTTAAGAACTATATTCATGGTGAATTTTGAAATAAGTTCCACATCCACATCGCAGTTTTAAAACTCATCTTTCTTAGAATAACAGTGTCAATCATTGAAGGTTCCTAGACCAGTTTTACCTCTTAATTATGTGGAGTTTTTTGGCAGAGAACACATTGCTTTTGAACTTGAAGGTCTGCTCTTATGTTTCTTATACCAGAACCAAAGATGTTACAAGTTAGACCATGTTAACCAGCTTGTGAGCAAGCTTTTATCAAAAGCTTAGGTAGCCATAGGATAAATATGAAGCACAACCTATATCTTACCATTGCCACCACTACTATCGCCACCTCCTCCTTTTGGTAAACTGCCATCGAAAAGATCCGAATCATCAAGGTTGcctataaaaaaataaaaataatattatcttACATGTTTTAAGTTCAGTGAAAAGACACTTCAAGGCACATAATGACATGGAAGTTTTCTCTAGATCATTCAGCCAAGTTTGTGGTGGTTTCAGGCTCAGCGTCATAGTCGCAACATGTTTGTGTTTCGAAAGCCCTCCCAATCTCAAGTCCCTTCGGCTCGGCACTGTACAGTTTGatagcagcactgctgcctctGGACTTCCTGAACCACTGAGGGACGTCAGTGTCCAAGAGCAGGTAGTACTGCACAAGTCACAGGCTAAGCAAGCAAGAAGCTCTGTAAGCTACTTCAGTGGAACAGCCCGTCTCACTGTCCTgttaaagcagagaaaggacATGGACAGGAAAGGACTTTCTTTTCAAGGCTGCAGCTGTGAATGTTTCTTCAGTTGGCCTTCTAAGTCACAACCAATCTTTTGAACCTGTATAACACAGCAgctagaggaaaaaagaaaaaacaaaaaaaaagaaaaaaataaaggtgaaaaaagaaaaaaataaaggtgaaaaaagaaaaaaaaaaaaaagaagaaaagaaagaaaaagttcaaCATGCCAGAGTCCAGTTGCTACAGTATTTGCCTGACAATGGGAAGATCCAAATGTAATTCCCTCATCTGATTTACTGCAGGACATTGAGCCAATCCCTCTCCATTTCCACTGGACCCTACCTCATCCGGCTTGagttctcctccttccctctgctgccaAACAAATCTTTGGTTTATGCAAAGCAAATCTGTTTCAAGCAGCAAAACTAAAAGCATTGCTTCAGAGGATGTTTTAGATGGGTGGCAAAAGCACTGTACTGAGGCATACAAGACCAGAATTCAAATATCTGCTGCAAATTAGGCAGGAGAAGGAACAAGATCCCGGGCTTGCATTTCAGGTAAAGACTCTTTACCACCATATTCCTGGATAATGGCATCTTCACAGCCGCATCCATCTGAATCTGTTCTGTTCTGAGTTAGGCAAAGACAGAGAAGACCTCTAAAGCACAACAGGCAGGGAAGGACATGTATTTTAAGCCTACCTTTCAAACACAGAAGAACTTAATTTCTTAACTGGggcctttgaaagaaaatctaaaaaaataacCCTTTAACTTTGAGCTTTACCTTCAATTTAGGTGCTTCAAGAATATAGTTCACAGGTAGTTCCTAGTGACTTTTTAGCATGACTAGCAGGGGTTCAGTTTGTAAAGATGAAAGGACTCAATCCAATACACAGGTGCTCCACCATAGGCAGCCAAGAACAGAACTGCCCCAAGCACGCACAtcccatccttcctcctccccacaccATCCAGCTTTTAAGTGAACAAAAGCGACTCAACAGGTTTGTTATGGAATTTCAAGACTGCTGCAAAGCTTATTTGCAAGACAATTTTTCCTCAACTGTCAGTGTTTATCCAGTGCAACATCTGACATACAAAGCAGCCAATTAACAAGgtataattattttaagtttgAGATAGTAAAACCATGTCACAATTCACGAGTTTGTGCTAGAAGCCTTACCAGTGTCTTTAGGATGTGCAGGTGGACCTTGCTTGGGGTTATCTGCACACAAAAGAGagaattagggaaaaaaaaagaaagagaaaaggttaAGAGATCAAAAGCAGATTACAACACAGTAACTTTAAAAGGGACTAGGAAAGATTAACAAATACTCTTTTACTGTTCAGAAATTCTTAGGTCAGTCTTACCAGTGTCTCTGGGATTTGCAGGTGGAGCTGGCTTGGGGTCATCTGTagacaaataataataaagtgacCAAAGGTACTAGTGTGAAGAGACCAAAAGCAGAGCATACAGTGACCTTGAAAGACTATCTTCCCgtgtcattttcctttcctttcattaGCTAATGCTGTATTTGTTTGGTTATTTTAGGTTAAACACTGTACTTCAATGCAATGTTTCTGCTACATTAGCCTGTATGTTAGACCCTTGCTATAACTGAACGTATACAGAAGAACTCATTAAGTATTAGGCAGCATTTTAGTTTGCAGATCTGATTTCAAATGCTGAACTTCTTTAAATATCCTTGATGTTGCATGGTcttgccccttcccagctctaGCACAAGTTAGGTCAGGTCTCCTTAGGCTATCTATATATTCAAAGTAAAGAGGCAGGCACCTCCAGAGCACAGTTCTTAGACCCCAACTTAGGCTTGCCATTCTATAAAGGATTCTCCCTCTTCACTTACCTGAACCATCTGATTCTTTCAGCCAACTGTTTCTCAATTAGCCAgctctgatttaaaaaacatcAGCAGTTGGAAACAGACTGCTTTAAGAGACAAAACTTCAAAGGGCTAAATCAAACAGAGCAGTAAACAGTGCTACTGTCGTGCAACTCTATGTCCTCTGTTAAGAAAGCTGTCTATACTGCAACAGGTCTAGCGATGGCACTCGAAAAGCTGCTCTGCATTATCTGCCTAACTGGATGCACCTTTTACTGGCCGAGTGAAAACAATACTGCAATTTCTACTGCTGCCCACACTGCAGAGCTGAAGACCATTAGAAAGAGTACCTTCCTTCATATTATTTCAAAGAGATTAATGTTTCCTTATGCTACTAAAATTACTTCCTGGAAAGGAAGAGATTACTTCAGATTTAAAAACTACTTCCATAAGTAATAGTTTATGGAATTAGTGCCATCTAGTGAAGACAGAGCAATGAAACAAGTAGGATTTGGCTAAGAAATGAGTGAAATGCATACAGTTTTTGTTATCCAGACCCTTAAAAATGAACGTAAATAAACATAACTagactgcaattatttttatctgcagTCTGTTACCTTAATCAACTCAGTGCCCTTATTACATTTAGGTAATACAGGATGGATAAACAAGTACCACTGAGCAGTATCCAGGAAAACATGATACTTACCAGGATGAAGAGCATGTTCCAAGTCAAAATCATctacaaagaaagaagggaagttTTAACTGTAATGCAAAAACTGAACTATTTTTAGGCTATTGTTATACAAAATGCACCTCACAATGTTTCACCAAGAATATAATGGCATACTCATTCAAGAGTGGCCCACGGAAAAGCATCACAGAGTTACCAGGCATTATCTGCCAAACTACATGCTGTTCTTGCTGATCATGGTACATGTCAAGGGCCAGCTCAAGGTGAGCAAGCTCAAAACATGCAGATTGAAAACCAACAGCAGGGATTCTCACAGGGTCTTTAAGCTTCTGAAATCACAAAGTAAATTTGTGAAAACACTAGCAGAAGACTCCAGAATGCAGAAAACCTTTTGCTATTAGGGAACTGCTTTCTTTTATAGAAATATCACAACTCTGTGTGCCACTAAATTGAAAAATTCAGGCTCTCTAATTAGTATGTAAAACTACACTTGACTTCACAGTAAAAGCCATTACAAGCCAATTAGATCTCACCTAAATTTGGTGGTGGTGGCTTCTGAGATGGAAGAGGAAGAGGCTTCTTTGTAGTGTCTGTCAGGGAtggtcagaaaaagaaaaaagtttaaatactatttaataCACTGTTCAGAAGATACAGGAAGGACAAATGTAAGCACAAGATCAAGTCTACATAGCAAGATATTTTCCCTTTAAGAGGAATACCCGAGTGTTCCCAAAGGAGTTTCAGTTCTATGTGGTCAACATTTTGACATTCCCATAGCAGAACTGTTCCACTGGGGCTTGAACAAACCATATGTGGGGAAGACGTCATGTTTGGTCATGCAGTGATACTCAGAAACTGACAAGTCAAAAGAGCAGCCGCTATTTTCCCGCCTACCTCCCAAAATTTGCAAGAGTGTAATAATTACCAAGTGCATCTTCTAAGCTGAAGTCGTCAGAATTGCCTGTAGAAGATGAAAGCAACAGTAAGAACGTTGTTTTTTCTTACTCAAAACAAACACTTATTACAGTCATAAATGTGTCTGATCTAGCTTGAGGTATGTTTTCCGCTTCCTGCGTCagactagaaaaatattttcagtcagGGCTGAAGACAGACATTCTTCTCTATTTCTCCAGACCACATTCCACGcatctctttggaaaaaaagaacagcactAAAAATTGTCTCTATGAAAAGGATCCGGAGGGCCAGAACATATATTCCTAGAGCCAATATAATGCACTTGATCCTTTATTCTTGCCACTGCTATTGCATGCTTTCTTAGTGCCATCCACAGCATATTCTTTCCCAGCCTTCTTTCCACTGAACCACAAAATGAGCAAGGGCACAGCTCCAATTCACAAGCATTTACAAGATACAAGTGTGAAGAAGAGCCTTGGAGCACAAAGGCTGGTATGAAAGTCATATAATCACGTAATGGATTTAATACCTtggcattaaaaaattaattttcagggGTTTCTAGGACTTATCTTTTCCCCTAACAAAGGTTAACAGTATGAAGGCAGTTAGGTTATTAGCACAGATGATCTTGAGCAGTCTCTTCAACTTCCTAAAAGACAGCTAAATGCAGCTGTCACCACTATGGGCTCTCCACTCCAGGTAGATTAAGTTTCATTTTCAGCCCTTCGGAAAAGAACATTCCCTCTTGGTGTATTAGATCAGTTGCTAGAGCTACTGCTGCTTACCCAGCCAACTGCACACACACTAACTCAATATATTCATGATACAGACTGGTTTCACAGCATGAATAGTAGTGTCATCTCAGCAGCAGAGACTTGTAAGATAAATGGACAGCTAAAACAACTGCTTGGGATATTTCTGATAGCTCATCATTCCTACTTTCACTGAAGCATGGAAAGAGAATAAGCCATGAAAGTAGATACCAGCTATTGAAGAAAAAGACATCCAAATACACTGCTCCAGCCCCAAAGAAGCTGGAAGACTTTTTCTACCTACTGAGTACCAAGCCAGCCAGAGCAGAACTTAATTCCAGCCAGAGCTACCTTAGTTCAGAAAATACATGCATAAAGCATTGACATTTCTAGCTTTTCCTCTAAGAATCAGAAGGGGAATCAGAACTGGCTACTGTAAAGTCTgaagagaggaataaaaaacaaacatcaaAAATCAAACCACAAGCAGAATGTTCCTTCTGCTTACACGACAGGGCAAGTTAAGACAAGGACAGCTCACAAGTCTAGTACTGGGAATGATGGATGCTCATATACTTGGTGACATCTTTCATCTCAACTGAGGTCAAAACCAaaatctcttctccttctcagaTAAGTGCACTAATAATACCATTTTTTGCCAGAGAAGAAATGAGACTAAGatacattcttatttttttaatatggaagcAAGGAATGGcaactggaataaaaaaatcaaaggcaagCTTGCAGTTTCCTGAAAACATTCTGCAAGCTAGTCTTCAGTCTGGTCAACTGAACTGTTGcagcagaaactgaaatctGAATTCCATCTAAGAAGTGATTGTCATATTGTAACACTTGAACTGAGTACCACCTTGCTCACAGCGACGTAGGGAGGTAGCACTGCCTGGTCGGTGAAAGGCCCCTTCACAGAAACAGAGGCAATTCATGGCTTTATTGTGGTGCATGAGCAAAGTACATTTACAACCTCCTAGATAAAGTTATTAGGTATAGATCTTGAATAGAAAGCAAGAAGATATTTCATTTGGTGTTCTTCACTCCAGGTGGAGAGCATAAGCTCTTTTATATACTTAGCTCATGAAAAACTGTTTCACagaatgcaaaaaatatttgcagcttGTTTATCTGAAGCCTACATCACCTTGCAATATAATCTTAAAAACCTCAGTAAAATGAGCAGTTGCTAAGACACAAATCTCAGCTACCTCTGAAGTTACCCCTTTGTTTAGACTATGCCAAGAAACCTCCATATTAACAGGTAAAAAAGGTCAAAACACTCAAGAGAAATTTAAACAAGTATTTGTACAGTTGTTCCTCAAACTTGGattctggtttgtttgttttctcaagtACCTACATCTCTCAGGCTACAGTCCTCCAGGGAGGAATGCCTAAAACAGGACTTGACCAGGTATTTGCTAGTCTAACTCTAAGGCGGCAGGCAGAAGAATCTGTTGAAGATGTATGCTTCTCAAAATACTCTACTAGAGTAGCAACCAGAGAATGGACCACCACCGTCTGTTAACACCATCTGTCTTAAGGTTAAAGTTATATCACTAAGTTAATGAATGTTACATTGGTAGATATATTTCAAGAGCactatttctttttagaagGAGTGGCAGGGGGATAAACAAGCTCAACAATACTCAATGTTATGCTTCCGTGCAGCTGAAGTTTTACCTGGAGCAGAAAAGAGGCTATTTGAAGAGTCTCCCACTGCCACCATGAAACTTAGTCCGAGAACTCTGAATGTTTCCAGCTGCAATGGTTTCCCTCAAGAGGAGGAAACCAGTGTAAAAGAGTGTGCATTCAATGACATTGCTATTTTAAGGAACTGCTTTCACACATGATCTTCGTGGAGAAATAATTTAGGATGAGACTGCTGACTGCCAATCTCACATAAGACATGCTTTGAGAGAGCAAGAAACAAATTtgagagttaaaaaaagaaaaaaatcattctatATTGACTGGAATTATTCAATATTCTGCAACTACACTTCTGTTTTCCAAGCATGAGGCAAGATGTTGTGCTCTTGACATCTCAATAATGGTagcagaaaatgtcaaaacctAGTTTATGAAACTCATTACAATAACTTGCACTCTGAAGTGCTGGCAGTCTGCTTTCCCAGCAAACACTGGGTGTTTTGCCACTGTTCATTACAAACCTTCCTATGTCTTTAAAGCACTTCTTTTACAACTGTACTCACTCAGCTTTTAGTATGGATGGGTCCAACTAAACTAGAAGTTCAATTACTTAGCCTGAAAGGAGACAGGCTCAGAACCAGGGATTTGGCTGGTTCCAGGGAAGAAACAATCAGACAAAAGAGATAAAGCTACAGAACTACACTAAAGGTAGCAGCGTGATCCAAGAAGCAAAAGTCAGCATGAATATGCTGCACTTCCTAAAGGTTGAAGAAGCACCCAGAGTAATCGAGTTTATTAGTATTTTCTTAGTTTAATCAAAGATAAGTGCAAATAAAGCAGATATTATGTTGTGTATAAAGCACAACACAGCAGGTATTTCTAGCTCCTAGGTGCATGACCAGATATAGGACCATTCCAGGAATGTCTACACTATTTTCCTTCCATGTCCATAGTTCAAATACCAGGATCTCAAGAGACAGTTCTTCAGCAGGCTGTCCCCAGTAACCTGCATAGTTTGTGTCAGATGGGGGAAAAACAGCAGGTAAAACAAGAGCAAACATAGGGTTTTGAAAGGCTGACGAGCTAGAGGGTATTCAAGAAAGTCAAGTAACTACACAAATAGGAGTCCTTTAGCAAAGACCCATCACCACTCTCAGACACGTACTGCTATGGTATTAGATTAGTCATATTTACATTCCACTGCAGAAGCAGACACGAGCTTTGGAAAGTTCCTCCATTAGTCACGTGTATGGCAACACACCAAGAAAGGAGCCTTGTGATGAATCACCACAAACATAACTTTCTAACTTGAGCAACAGACTGCTTGCATtgtgtttttctaaaaatgctgttgctctccttccctccccagtgcCCTGCAACCACAGGGTGTCACAGAGCCTGCATACTGCAGCTGGTCGTCCAGTTGTAGGCCTATGGACCAGGTGACAATGGTCAGCTGGTCCATGTCCCACTGCTGGATGTTACCTACCACTCAGTGGCCAACTAACTTAGAATTgtagaatatctcaagttggaaggaacccataaggatcatcgagtccatctccctgctccttgcaggactacctaaaactaaaccatgtgACTAAGAGCGTCATCCAGACATTCCTTGAACTCTGtcaggcttggtgccatgaccacttccccggggagcctgttccagtgactgacgaccctcttggtgaagaaccttttcctaatgcagcttcattccatctCCTCGTGTCCAGTTGCTGGTCATCAGAGAGtggagatcagcacctccccctccGCTGCCCCCCTTGAGAAAGTTGTGGATggcgatgagg of the Grus americana isolate bGruAme1 chromosome 1, bGruAme1.mat, whole genome shotgun sequence genome contains:
- the CD99 gene encoding CD99 antigen; its protein translation is MRRWRLLPLVVLLAVLVPDRGNSDDFSLEDALDTTKKPLPLPSQKPPPPNLDDFDLEHALHPDDPKPAPPANPRDTDNPKQGPPAHPKDTGNLDDSDLFDGSLPKGGGGDSSGGNERKGPGPNNADESEANQGAIAGIVSAVVATVIGAVSSFIAYQKKKLCFKQSDEENVNMDSHRGAQSEPPVQRTLLEN